Proteins encoded in a region of the Flavobacteriaceae bacterium HL-DH10 genome:
- a CDS encoding helix-turn-helix transcriptional regulator, with product MVNTNINWVSMSDKSIIETIGNYIKQQRLNQNKTQAQIAEHAGVNRWTISQIENGEAISLTSLIQILRALDLLHVFDTFKIETQISPLELAKLEKQKRQRARSKDKNNQTEPEW from the coding sequence ATGGTAAATACTAACATTAATTGGGTTTCAATGAGTGATAAATCCATCATTGAGACTATAGGAAACTATATTAAGCAACAGCGCTTAAATCAAAATAAAACCCAGGCACAAATAGCAGAACATGCGGGCGTTAACCGCTGGACTATTAGTCAAATTGAAAACGGAGAAGCTATCTCATTAACTTCGCTGATACAAATACTTCGCGCACTCGATTTACTTCATGTTTTCGATACCTTCAAAATAGAAACTCAAATAAGTCCGTTAGAGCTGGCTAAACTCGAAAAACAAAAACGGCAACGTGCCAGAAGTAAGGACAAAAACAATCAAACCGAACCAGAATGGTAA
- a CDS encoding DUF6048 family protein yields the protein MKKKHIISYFISSLVLLLLFCASATAQNDSIASTETDSIIIKEKYGLRVGADISKLVRTFVDDDYTGFEIAADYRLKKRLYIAGEIGTEEKNTITDYLDITTKGSYIKAGIDYNMYVNWLDMDNMIYTGFRAGASSFSQDLNSYNIYNTNQYWEPQFTSSDLIEFNDLTAVWVELILGMKAELFNNLYLGLNVQLKVLASETEPENFQNVYIPGFNKTFDSSGIGVGYSYTLSYRIPLYKKDK from the coding sequence ATGAAGAAGAAGCACATTATATCATATTTTATTAGTAGCCTTGTACTTCTACTTCTTTTTTGCGCTTCTGCAACCGCACAAAATGATAGTATAGCTAGTACAGAAACGGATTCTATTATAATTAAAGAAAAATACGGACTTCGGGTTGGAGCAGATATTAGCAAATTAGTACGCACTTTTGTAGATGATGACTATACTGGTTTTGAGATTGCTGCAGATTACAGATTAAAAAAGCGTTTATACATTGCTGGTGAAATTGGTACCGAAGAAAAAAATACCATAACCGATTATCTAGATATTACTACTAAAGGAAGCTATATTAAAGCAGGTATTGACTATAATATGTATGTAAACTGGTTAGACATGGATAATATGATATATACTGGGTTTCGAGCAGGAGCGAGCTCCTTTAGTCAAGACCTTAACAGCTATAATATTTATAATACCAACCAATATTGGGAACCTCAGTTCACTTCAAGTGATTTAATTGAGTTTAACGATTTAACAGCTGTTTGGGTAGAACTTATACTAGGTATGAAAGCTGAATTATTCAATAATTTATATCTCGGACTTAATGTACAACTCAAAGTTTTAGCTAGCGAAACAGAACCAGAAAACTTTCAAAATGTATATATTCCTGGATTTAACAAAACGTTTGACAGCAGTGGTATAGGCGTTGGTTACAGCTATACCCTTTCGTATCGCATTCCGCTTTACAAAAAAGATAAATAA
- a CDS encoding DUF6452 family protein — protein MKKISLLVIIIITTIAYISCERDDICPENTPTTPNLIVNIYNAENIENKKNATNLLIIGVNNEEALGIYTSTNNIVLPLNTNEDTTQYILHNNYKVNNNGTPDDPSDDYAEGNQDIITINYTREDVYVSRACGYKTVFKNVTFNIEPDTDNWIESSQPTNDNQSVEDEEEAHYIIFY, from the coding sequence ATGAAAAAAATAAGCCTACTTGTCATCATTATAATAACAACAATCGCCTATATAAGTTGCGAACGTGATGATATTTGTCCGGAAAACACACCAACAACACCTAATTTAATTGTTAATATTTATAATGCTGAAAATATAGAAAACAAAAAAAATGCGACCAACTTACTCATAATTGGAGTTAATAACGAGGAAGCCTTAGGCATATATACATCTACAAATAATATTGTATTGCCTCTAAATACGAATGAAGATACTACGCAATACATACTTCATAACAACTATAAAGTAAATAATAATGGCACACCAGATGATCCTAGCGACGATTATGCTGAAGGCAATCAAGATATCATAACTATAAATTATACCAGAGAAGACGTATATGTATCTCGTGCTTGTGGTTACAAAACCGTTTTTAAAAATGTAACATTTAATATTGAACCAGATACCGATAACTGGATAGAATCAAGTCAACCCACAAACGATAACCAATCTGTAGAAGATGAAGAAGAAGCACATTATATCATATTTTATTAG
- the rlmD gene encoding 23S rRNA (uracil(1939)-C(5))-methyltransferase RlmD, with protein sequence MSRRKARKQVFENVEVIDAGAKGKTIAKAPDGKVIFLPNAVPGDIVDVQTFKKRKAYYEGKATVFHTLSDKRTQPACEHFGVCGGCKWQDMAYEHQLFYKQKEVTNNLTRIGHIELPEVTPILGSANQYFYRNKMEFSFSDSRWLTLEEIQSDDDLGDRNALGFHIPGMWDKILDLNKCHLQADPSNAIRNAVKQFAIENELEFFNTRNQTGLLRTMMIRTSSTGDIMVMLQFFKEDQTKRELLLDFIAETFPVITSLQYVINGKANDTIYDQEVICYKGNDHIFEEMEGLKFKINAKSFYQTNSDQAFELYKITRDFAGLTGNELVYDLYTGTGTIAQFVAKQASKVIGVEAVPDAIIAAKENAQLNNINNVEFFVGDMKNVFNADFINTHGEPDVIITDPPRDGMHKDVVQQILNIAPKKVVYVSCNSATQARDLALMDTQYKVAKTQAVDMFPQTFHVENVVLLEKR encoded by the coding sequence ATGTCTAGAAGAAAAGCAAGAAAACAAGTTTTTGAAAACGTAGAAGTCATTGATGCAGGAGCTAAAGGAAAAACCATAGCCAAAGCACCAGACGGAAAAGTAATTTTTTTACCAAACGCTGTACCTGGTGATATAGTCGATGTACAGACTTTTAAAAAGCGAAAAGCCTATTACGAAGGAAAGGCAACAGTTTTTCATACACTTTCTGATAAAAGAACGCAACCTGCTTGCGAGCATTTTGGAGTTTGTGGTGGTTGCAAATGGCAAGATATGGCATACGAACATCAGCTATTTTACAAACAAAAAGAAGTTACTAATAACTTAACCCGCATTGGACACATAGAACTTCCTGAAGTAACACCTATTTTAGGTTCTGCTAATCAATATTTCTACAGAAATAAAATGGAATTTTCATTTAGCGATAGCCGTTGGTTAACCTTAGAAGAAATTCAATCTGATGACGATTTAGGAGATAGAAATGCTTTAGGTTTTCATATTCCTGGTATGTGGGATAAAATTTTAGACTTAAATAAATGCCACTTACAAGCAGATCCATCAAACGCGATAAGAAATGCTGTAAAACAATTTGCTATTGAAAATGAATTAGAATTTTTCAATACGCGAAATCAAACTGGGTTATTACGTACCATGATGATTCGCACCTCAAGTACAGGCGATATTATGGTGATGCTTCAGTTTTTTAAAGAGGATCAAACCAAGCGTGAATTGCTATTAGATTTTATTGCTGAAACTTTTCCTGTAATAACATCGTTACAATATGTCATTAACGGAAAAGCAAACGATACCATTTACGATCAAGAAGTTATTTGCTATAAAGGAAACGACCACATATTTGAAGAAATGGAAGGCTTAAAATTTAAAATTAATGCCAAATCATTTTATCAAACAAACTCCGATCAAGCTTTTGAGTTATATAAAATAACGCGTGATTTTGCAGGTTTAACAGGAAACGAACTCGTTTACGATTTATATACAGGTACTGGAACCATTGCACAATTTGTTGCAAAACAAGCTAGTAAAGTTATTGGTGTTGAAGCTGTACCAGATGCTATCATAGCTGCCAAAGAAAATGCACAATTAAACAACATTAATAACGTTGAATTCTTTGTTGGCGATATGAAAAATGTATTTAATGCCGATTTTATAAACACACACGGAGAGCCCGATGTTATTATTACCGACCCTCCACGTGATGGCATGCATAAAGATGTGGTGCAACAAATATTAAATATAGCCCCTAAAAAAGTGGTTTACGTAAGTTGTAACAGCGCAACGCAAGCCAGAGATTTAGCTTTAATGGATACGCAATATAAAGTAGCAAAAACCCAAGCTGTCGATATGTTTCCGCAAACATTCCATGTGGAAAATGTTGTACTTTTGGAAAAACGATAA
- the rocD gene encoding ornithine--oxo-acid transaminase yields the protein MAVLEKLDSQQLIELENKYGAHNYHPLPVVLNRGEGVYVWDVDGKQYYDFLSAYSAVNQGHCHPKIVNAMVEQAQTLTLTSRAFYNDILGKYEKFACEFFGFDKLLPMNTGAEAVETALKLCRKWAYEVKGIDENKAEIIVCENNFHGRTTTIISFSNDPVARKNFGPFTSGFIKIEYNDLEALKEALESNPNVSGFLVEPIQGEAGVYVPSENYLVKAKALCEQFNVLFIADEVQTGIARTGKLLAVDHENVKPDILILGKAISGGVYPVSAVLANNNVMQVIKPGNHGSTFGGNPVAAAVAIAALEVVRDEKLAENAELLGELFRSELNSYIETSNIAKLVRGKGLLNAIVINDSEDSDTAWNICLALRDNGLLAKPTHGNIIRFAPPLVMTKKQLLDCVSIIINTLKQFEE from the coding sequence ATGGCTGTTTTAGAAAAATTAGATTCTCAGCAATTAATTGAATTAGAAAACAAGTATGGAGCTCATAACTATCATCCACTTCCAGTGGTTTTAAACCGGGGAGAAGGTGTGTATGTTTGGGATGTAGATGGTAAGCAATATTATGATTTTTTATCGGCTTATTCTGCTGTAAATCAAGGGCATTGTCATCCAAAAATTGTTAATGCTATGGTGGAACAAGCACAAACATTAACATTAACCTCTAGAGCTTTTTATAATGATATACTTGGTAAATACGAGAAATTTGCTTGCGAGTTTTTTGGATTTGATAAGTTGTTACCTATGAATACAGGGGCAGAGGCTGTAGAAACCGCTTTGAAACTTTGTAGAAAATGGGCTTATGAAGTAAAAGGTATTGATGAAAATAAAGCTGAAATTATTGTTTGTGAAAACAATTTTCACGGACGAACAACAACCATTATTTCTTTTAGTAATGATCCTGTGGCTCGTAAAAATTTCGGCCCATTTACTAGCGGATTTATTAAAATTGAATACAATGATTTAGAAGCTTTAAAAGAAGCTTTAGAAAGCAATCCAAATGTATCAGGATTTTTAGTAGAGCCTATACAAGGGGAAGCGGGTGTTTATGTGCCAAGTGAAAATTATTTAGTAAAAGCCAAAGCACTTTGCGAACAATTTAATGTGTTGTTTATTGCAGATGAGGTACAGACTGGTATTGCTAGAACAGGAAAGTTATTAGCGGTAGATCATGAAAATGTAAAACCAGATATTTTAATACTTGGTAAAGCCATAAGTGGAGGAGTCTATCCTGTAAGTGCTGTTTTAGCAAATAATAACGTTATGCAAGTTATTAAACCAGGAAATCATGGTAGTACTTTTGGTGGTAATCCTGTTGCTGCAGCTGTTGCTATTGCGGCTTTAGAAGTTGTAAGAGATGAGAAGTTAGCAGAAAACGCCGAGTTACTTGGTGAGTTATTCAGAAGTGAATTAAATAGTTATATAGAAACAAGTAATATTGCTAAATTAGTTAGAGGCAAAGGGTTGCTTAATGCTATTGTTATTAATGATTCAGAAGATAGTGATACGGCTTGGAATATATGTTTAGCCTTGCGAGATAATGGTTTGTTAGCGAAACCAACGCATGGTAATATTATTCGATTTGCACCACCTTTAGTAATGACTAAAAAACAATTATTAGATTGTGTTAGTATTATTATAAATACATTGAAACAATTTGAAGAGTAG
- a CDS encoding DUF2752 domain-containing protein, with protein MQSPEEYMLPCLNKKFFGIECMGCGMQRSGLLVIKGEFVDAFYMYPAIYTLILLFGFIALNTFKNYKYGHKTILILAVLNAVIIIGSFIIKTFLIN; from the coding sequence TTGCAATCTCCAGAAGAATACATGCTACCTTGCTTAAATAAAAAATTTTTTGGAATAGAATGCATGGGGTGTGGCATGCAACGATCTGGACTTTTAGTGATTAAAGGCGAGTTTGTTGACGCATTTTATATGTACCCTGCTATTTATACTTTAATACTTCTATTTGGATTTATTGCCCTAAATACTTTTAAAAATTATAAATATGGTCATAAAACAATTCTTATTTTGGCGGTATTAAATGCTGTTATAATAATAGGGAGTTTTATAATAAAAACATTTTTAATCAATTAA
- a CDS encoding DNA mismatch repair protein MutS, with protein MVFKIGDHVMVLDENMSGVVKNIVGTSISIETEDGFLLDFKSDELIKDTSKSILKKARISNTAISEKEQPTRKQQKRIKAKDRFEPTMEVDLHINQLVKSSRGMSNHDMLTLQLDTARHKLDWAISKRIQKIVFIHGVGEGVLKIELEYLFGRYNNIKFYDANYQKYGLGATEVYVYQNV; from the coding sequence ATGGTTTTTAAAATAGGAGATCATGTGATGGTTTTAGATGAGAACATGTCTGGTGTGGTTAAGAACATTGTTGGAACTTCTATTTCTATAGAAACTGAAGATGGTTTCTTGTTGGATTTTAAAAGTGATGAACTTATAAAGGATACTTCAAAAAGTATTTTGAAGAAAGCGAGGATATCTAATACTGCTATTTCAGAAAAAGAGCAGCCAACTAGAAAGCAACAAAAACGTATAAAAGCTAAAGATAGGTTTGAACCTACTATGGAAGTAGATTTACATATTAATCAGTTGGTAAAATCATCAAGAGGCATGTCTAATCATGATATGTTAACCCTTCAATTAGATACAGCAAGACACAAGCTAGATTGGGCAATATCTAAACGTATTCAGAAAATTGTTTTTATTCACGGCGTAGGTGAAGGTGTTCTTAAAATTGAGTTAGAATATTTGTTTGGACGTTATAATAACATAAAATTTTATGATGCCAACTACCAAAAATATGGTTTAGGAGCTACCGAAGTTTATGTTTACCAAAATGTTTAA
- a CDS encoding cysteine desulfurase family protein: protein MNQVYFDNAATTQIRDEVITAMTEVMKNYYGNASSSHSFGRSSKVLIEKSRKLIASCLNVSAGEIFFTGGGTEADNLILNSAVRDLGVQHIIISKIEHHAVLHTVDQLQKEYDIDVSYVNLDKKGDVDYLHLETLLQKEEKTLVSLMHINNEIGNVLDIKRVGDLCQANNALFHSDAVQSVGHYKIDLQEVQVDFLAASAHKFHGPKGVGFAFVRKNTGLKPLIFGGEQERGLRAGTESVHNIVGLEIALKIANNNFEEEEAYVKSIKQYFIDSVTKHIPEATFNGQSDDLEKSSYALVNICLPVPPKKSAMLLFQLDLKGIACSKGSACQSGSSQNSHVLAEILTDEDLEKPSVRFSFSIYNTKEEVDYVIRVLKEFI, encoded by the coding sequence ATGAATCAAGTGTATTTTGATAATGCTGCTACTACTCAGATACGAGATGAGGTGATTACTGCTATGACAGAAGTTATGAAAAATTACTATGGTAATGCTTCTTCTTCACATAGTTTTGGTAGGTCGTCAAAAGTTCTAATTGAAAAATCAAGAAAGCTTATTGCGAGTTGTTTAAATGTTTCGGCAGGTGAAATATTTTTTACTGGAGGTGGTACAGAAGCTGATAATTTAATATTAAATAGTGCTGTTAGAGATTTGGGTGTTCAACACATTATAATTTCAAAAATCGAGCATCATGCTGTTCTACATACTGTCGATCAATTGCAGAAGGAATATGATATAGATGTTAGCTATGTAAATTTAGATAAAAAAGGTGATGTAGATTATTTGCATTTGGAGACTTTGTTGCAAAAAGAAGAGAAAACATTGGTTAGCTTAATGCATATAAATAATGAAATAGGAAATGTATTAGATATAAAACGTGTTGGTGATTTGTGTCAAGCGAATAATGCTTTATTTCATAGCGATGCAGTGCAGTCTGTTGGGCATTATAAAATAGATTTACAAGAGGTGCAAGTTGATTTTTTAGCAGCATCAGCACATAAATTTCATGGGCCAAAAGGCGTTGGTTTTGCTTTTGTTAGAAAAAACACAGGTTTAAAACCTTTAATTTTTGGAGGCGAGCAGGAGCGTGGACTTCGTGCTGGTACAGAAAGTGTGCATAATATAGTTGGACTTGAAATTGCTTTGAAAATTGCCAATAATAATTTTGAAGAAGAAGAGGCGTACGTAAAAAGCATAAAACAATATTTTATAGATTCTGTAACTAAACATATTCCTGAAGCAACATTTAATGGGCAATCGGACGATTTAGAAAAGAGTAGTTATGCCTTGGTAAATATTTGTTTGCCTGTGCCTCCTAAGAAATCTGCAATGTTATTATTTCAATTAGATTTGAAAGGAATAGCATGTTCAAAAGGAAGTGCTTGTCAAAGCGGGAGCTCTCAAAACTCGCATGTATTAGCTGAAATCTTAACGGATGAAGATTTAGAAAAACCATCTGTCAGGTTTTCATTTAGTATTTATAATACTAAAGAAGAAGTTGATTATGTTATAAGAGTATTAAAGGAATTTATTTAA
- a CDS encoding TonB-dependent receptor plug domain-containing protein, whose translation MKTKFSLFTVLFLSIFYIGYSQTGTIQGIILDADNFPISNINIKAGADGTKTNSNGFYIITIPANQDITVEFTHISFKKIISTFHLKNGETIEFNPVMSTSIEQIATVIVNSNRRKDVEGVITLKPETIRKIPGANAGVENLLLTLPGVSNNNELSTQYNVRGGNYDENLVYVNDIEVYRPFLVRSGQQEGLSFVNTNLVQNVDFSAGGFQAKYGDKLSSVLDITYKTPYKFEVNADLSLLGGSLSVENISKDSKFSGIVGVRYRDNSLLVNAKETETNFTPSFADAQGYFTYKFSNKFHLSFLGNASFNKYNYQPQTRQTNFGTLSEPIALLIFYEGQEKDQYQTLFGAFKGSYFANDNLSLDLITSTYHTTEEEYFDILAQYRLGEVNTNIGEENLGEVEFSEGVGSQLNHGRNDLDALITNIEHKGHLKIDDNRIEWSVKYTNEDIRDRLVEWEVIDSAGFSIRPPKTVLTNEQPYTPYSGPLEAFNNVRTTNNTQINRLQAYAQWSKRSTLGTSDVWYNAGVRVHNWSVTGDGIASSNQTVFSPRAQFTIKPYWEKDMLFRISTGLYYQPPFYRELRDANGIVQPNVKAQKSFHIVLGNDYSFKMWDRPFKLTTELYYKGLTDVNPYTLENVRIRYSANNNAEARAYGLDMRLNGEFVPGTESWFSFGYLKNEENIDNRGYIARPTDQRLKFAALFQDYVPSVPNMKMYLNLVYNTGLPGGSPSYVDPYDYQNRLPDYKRADLGLQFVIVDDKKQFKSGWKKPFKALSFGFEIFNMFDAQNSITNTWVRDVYSKRQYAIPNYLTPRVFNIRTTMKF comes from the coding sequence TTGAAAACAAAATTCTCACTTTTCACTGTATTATTTTTATCAATATTTTATATAGGTTATTCTCAAACTGGTACCATCCAGGGTATTATTTTAGATGCCGATAACTTCCCGATTTCTAATATAAATATAAAAGCTGGAGCTGATGGCACAAAAACCAATAGCAATGGATTTTACATTATTACTATTCCGGCAAATCAGGATATCACCGTTGAATTCACGCATATATCATTTAAAAAAATTATAAGCACTTTTCATTTAAAAAATGGGGAAACCATAGAGTTCAACCCAGTAATGAGTACATCTATTGAGCAAATAGCAACCGTAATTGTAAATAGCAACCGAAGAAAAGATGTTGAAGGCGTTATTACATTAAAGCCTGAAACCATAAGAAAAATACCTGGCGCTAACGCAGGTGTTGAAAACTTATTATTAACACTTCCCGGAGTTAGTAACAATAATGAGTTAAGTACACAATACAATGTTCGTGGGGGAAATTATGATGAAAATCTAGTGTATGTAAACGATATAGAAGTGTATCGTCCGTTTTTAGTGCGTTCGGGTCAGCAAGAAGGATTGAGTTTTGTAAATACAAATTTGGTTCAAAACGTCGACTTTTCAGCAGGTGGATTTCAAGCTAAATATGGCGATAAGTTATCTTCGGTTTTAGATATCACTTATAAAACACCTTATAAGTTTGAAGTCAATGCCGATTTAAGTTTATTAGGAGGTAGTCTTTCTGTAGAAAACATAAGTAAAGATTCAAAATTTTCAGGAATCGTTGGTGTTCGTTACCGAGATAATAGCCTACTGGTTAATGCTAAAGAAACAGAAACCAATTTCACCCCATCGTTTGCTGATGCTCAAGGGTATTTCACGTATAAATTTTCAAATAAATTTCATTTAAGTTTTTTAGGAAATGCGTCCTTCAATAAATATAATTACCAGCCACAAACAAGACAAACCAATTTTGGAACACTTAGCGAACCTATTGCACTGCTTATTTTTTACGAAGGACAAGAAAAAGACCAATACCAAACTTTATTTGGAGCTTTTAAAGGCTCCTATTTTGCTAATGACAATTTATCGCTTGATTTAATTACATCAACATATCACACTACAGAAGAAGAGTATTTTGATATTTTAGCTCAATACAGACTTGGAGAAGTAAACACTAATATTGGTGAAGAAAATTTAGGTGAAGTTGAATTTAGTGAAGGCGTTGGCAGCCAATTAAATCATGGACGTAACGACTTAGATGCACTTATAACTAATATTGAGCACAAAGGCCATTTAAAAATTGATGATAACCGTATTGAATGGTCTGTAAAATATACTAATGAAGATATTCGCGACCGCTTAGTTGAATGGGAAGTTATTGATTCGGCTGGATTTTCAATCAGACCACCAAAAACAGTCCTTACAAACGAGCAGCCGTACACACCATATAGCGGTCCTTTAGAAGCGTTTAATAATGTTCGTACAACAAACAATACCCAAATAAACCGATTACAAGCTTACGCGCAATGGAGTAAACGATCAACTTTAGGCACAAGTGATGTTTGGTATAATGCAGGTGTTAGAGTACACAATTGGTCTGTTACCGGCGATGGCATTGCGTCATCAAACCAAACTGTTTTTAGTCCGCGTGCACAATTCACAATAAAACCTTATTGGGAAAAAGATATGCTGTTTCGAATTTCAACAGGCTTATACTATCAACCTCCTTTTTACAGAGAATTACGTGATGCTAATGGTATAGTACAACCCAATGTCAAAGCTCAAAAATCGTTTCATATTGTATTAGGAAACGATTACAGTTTTAAAATGTGGGATAGACCATTTAAGCTAACAACCGAACTTTATTATAAAGGTTTAACTGATGTAAATCCATATACACTTGAAAATGTTCGTATTCGGTACAGTGCCAATAATAATGCAGAAGCTCGTGCCTATGGCTTAGATATGAGATTGAATGGCGAATTTGTTCCAGGCACAGAATCCTGGTTTAGTTTTGGGTATTTAAAAAATGAAGAAAATATTGACAACAGAGGTTATATCGCTAGACCAACAGATCAACGTTTAAAGTTTGCGGCCTTATTTCAAGATTATGTACCTAGTGTTCCAAACATGAAAATGTATTTGAATTTGGTTTATAACACAGGGCTACCTGGAGGCTCTCCTAGCTATGTGGACCCTTACGACTATCAAAACAGATTACCAGACTACAAAAGAGCCGATTTAGGGTTACAGTTTGTAATTGTAGATGATAAAAAACAATTTAAAAGCGGTTGGAAAAAACCATTTAAAGCACTATCCTTTGGATTTGAAATATTCAATATGTTTGATGCACAAAACTCCATTACCAACACTTGGGTTAGAGATGTTTATAGCAAACGTCAATACGCCATACCCAATTATTTAACGCCTCGTGTTTTTAATATAAGAACGACTATGAAGTTTTAA
- a CDS encoding M23 family metallopeptidase — translation MRLILFVLFISSSLLGAQNNYPQDYFSSPLEVPLILSGTFAELRSNHFHSGLDIKTQQRVGLKVKAIANGYVSRIKISHFGYGKALYITHPNGYTSVYGHLQKFSPEIEAYIKKHQYEKESYQIELFPSSATLPITKDSLIAYSGNSGGSGGPHLHFEIRDKAERPMNPMLFGINVEDNIAPIIKSIYAYPIDANSFVNKSNTKQKLNLIPIENGNYVIKNMEAYGHIGFGVETNDRQDLAANSNGVYNIQTLVNGNKNFEIDFKRFSFDETKHINQLIDYEIYTTKKQRIQKLFKKNNPLSLLKPVLNNGFLNIEDSTYSVYKIRVADYKNNESWVTINIKGTKNSIIETIEHKETTPYFIKTDQTVNLKKENIAVNFYKDTFYDDFYLDFEVKNDTLTLHKNTIAAKKSFNIAFDISKYNDEDKQKLYIARLIGYNKYPIYSNTKRKGNLLTTNTKILGTYTLATDNIKPTILPINFKNGQWLSKYRYLKIKIDDKDSGISNYRATVNGKWILMEYDYKTKTLTHDFNDGLITDTKNNLKVIVTDNVGNNSTFETLFYRK, via the coding sequence ATGCGATTAATCCTTTTTGTTCTTTTTATTTCCTCATCACTTTTAGGTGCTCAAAATAATTATCCACAAGATTACTTTAGCAGCCCATTAGAGGTTCCGCTTATACTTTCTGGTACATTTGCTGAATTACGCTCTAACCATTTTCATTCTGGATTAGATATAAAAACACAACAACGCGTTGGTTTAAAAGTGAAAGCTATTGCAAATGGCTATGTTAGCCGAATAAAAATATCTCATTTTGGCTATGGAAAAGCATTATATATAACCCATCCTAATGGTTACACAAGTGTTTACGGTCATTTACAAAAATTTTCTCCTGAAATTGAAGCTTATATTAAAAAGCATCAATATGAAAAAGAATCCTATCAAATAGAATTATTTCCTTCTTCAGCAACATTACCTATTACAAAAGACAGCTTAATTGCGTATAGCGGAAACTCTGGAGGATCTGGCGGACCACATTTACACTTTGAGATTAGAGACAAGGCTGAACGCCCTATGAATCCCATGCTATTTGGAATTAACGTAGAAGATAATATAGCTCCAATTATTAAATCTATTTATGCTTACCCTATTGATGCCAATTCTTTTGTAAACAAATCGAACACCAAACAAAAACTAAACTTAATTCCTATTGAAAATGGTAATTATGTAATTAAAAACATGGAAGCTTATGGGCATATTGGATTTGGAGTTGAAACAAACGACAGGCAAGACCTAGCGGCAAATTCTAATGGTGTTTATAATATTCAAACCTTAGTAAATGGAAACAAAAATTTTGAGATAGATTTTAAAAGATTTTCTTTTGATGAAACAAAACATATTAATCAATTAATTGATTACGAAATTTACACCACTAAAAAACAACGTATCCAAAAATTATTTAAAAAGAATAATCCGTTAAGCCTACTTAAGCCTGTTTTAAATAATGGGTTCTTAAATATTGAAGACAGTACTTATTCCGTTTATAAAATTAGAGTAGCCGATTATAAAAACAATGAATCTTGGGTTACCATTAATATAAAAGGCACAAAAAATAGCATTATTGAAACTATAGAACATAAAGAAACAACGCCATATTTTATAAAAACGGACCAAACCGTTAACTTAAAAAAAGAAAATATTGCTGTCAATTTTTATAAAGACACTTTTTATGATGATTTCTATTTAGATTTTGAAGTAAAAAATGACACCTTAACACTTCATAAAAACACCATAGCAGCTAAAAAAAGTTTTAATATAGCTTTTGATATTAGTAAATATAATGATGAAGACAAGCAAAAATTATATATCGCTCGTTTAATAGGCTATAATAAATACCCTATCTATTCTAATACAAAAAGAAAAGGAAATCTTTTAACAACTAACACAAAAATACTTGGAACATACACACTCGCTACTGATAATATAAAACCAACTATTTTGCCTATTAATTTTAAGAATGGCCAATGGCTTAGTAAGTATCGCTATTTAAAAATTAAAATTGACGATAAAGATTCGGGGATTTCTAATTACAGGGCTACTGTTAATGGAAAATGGATTTTAATGGAATATGATTACAAAACAAAAACACTGACTCACGATTTTAATGATGGCCTTATAACCGACACCAAGAATAATTTAAAGGTAATTGTTACTGATAATGTTGGAAATAATTCTACTTTTGAAACGTTATTTTACAGAAAATAA
- a CDS encoding cell division protein ZapA: MSEKLKIKLSIGNRVYPLTIEASQEEGLRKAAKNIEVMIKQFEQSYSVRDKQDVLAMCALQFASQVEQKSIDKENVNEHVEEKLNALNDLLHSYLVS, encoded by the coding sequence ATGTCAGAAAAGCTTAAAATAAAGTTGTCTATAGGTAATAGGGTATATCCATTAACTATTGAAGCGAGTCAAGAAGAAGGACTCCGTAAAGCGGCCAAAAACATTGAAGTTATGATTAAACAATTTGAGCAAAGTTATTCTGTTCGAGATAAACAAGATGTATTAGCCATGTGTGCTTTACAATTTGCATCTCAAGTAGAGCAGAAGTCTATAGATAAAGAAAATGTAAATGAGCATGTTGAAGAAAAGCTAAATGCTTTAAATGATTTGTTACATTCTTATTTAGTCTCTTAA